The following are from one region of the Girardinichthys multiradiatus isolate DD_20200921_A chromosome 9, DD_fGirMul_XY1, whole genome shotgun sequence genome:
- the LOC124874340 gene encoding ras-related protein Rab-8A, whose amino-acid sequence MAKTYDYLFKLLLIGDSGVGKTCVLFRFSEDAFNSTFISTIGIDFKIRTIELDGKKIKLQIWDTAGQERFRTITTAYYRGAMGIMLVYDITNEKSFDNIKNWIRNIEDHASADVERMVLGNKCDVNDKRQVSKERGEKLALDYGIKFMETSAKANINVENAFLTLARDIKAKMDKKLEGNNPQSSNQGVKISEPPKKSSFFRCTLL is encoded by the exons ATGGCGAAGACTTACGATTACTTGTTTAAACTACTTTTAATCGGCGATTCGGGCGTCGGGAAGACCTGcgtgcttttcagattttcagaagATGCCTTCAACTCAACGTTTATCTCAACTATAG gcatTGACTTCAAAATTAGAACGATAGAATTAGATGGAAAGAAGATCAAACTACAGATATG gGATACGGCAGGACAAGAGAGGTTCAGGACCATCACGACTGCCTACTACAGAGGAGCCATG GGCATCATGTTAGTGTATGACATTACCAACGAGAAGTCCTTTGACAACATCAAGAACTGGATAAGGAATATAGAAGAT CATGCCTCCGCAGATGTAGAGCGGATGGTCCTCGGGAATAAATGTGACGTCAATGACAAGCGACAGGTGTCCAAAGAGAGAGGAGAGAAA CTGGCACTGGATTACGGTATCAAGTTCATGGAAACGAGTGCAAAGGCAAACATCAATGTGGAGAAT GCGTTCCTAACCCTCGCTAGAGATATTAAAGCAAAAATGGACAAGAAACTG gagggcaacaaccctcAGAGCAGCAATCAGGGAGTCAAGATTTCAGAGCCGCCCAAGAAGAGTAGCTTCTTCCGCTGCACGCTTCTGTGA